In Hypanus sabinus isolate sHypSab1 chromosome 30, sHypSab1.hap1, whole genome shotgun sequence, one DNA window encodes the following:
- the paqr7b gene encoding membrane progestin receptor alpha-B has product MTTVVMEQIGRLFINIQQIRQIPSLVEQSIPSLPCTVKDWEVPRIFREPYINSGYRPVEQSWRYYLFTLFLRHNESVNVWSHLFAALIILLKLQEFSQTVDFWSDRHALPLLILLLSAFCYLTCSSLAHLLHARSEFAHYSFFFVDYIGVAVYQYGSALVHYYYSIEEEWYHVIKTFYLPMATLLAWMSCLGSCYAKSNAKLLHPWSRKLYQIVPAGLAYMLDISPVVHRIYSCYSSNCTDASIWYHQCQIICFLISAHFFSCPHPEKWLPGKCDIFLQGHQIFHAFMVFCTLAQLEAVHLDYKYRQHFYQTWHSDSTCSVLICLAVIVSSSVVTAVYMRHLIKIKLGLKEK; this is encoded by the coding sequence ATGACGACCGTGGTGATGGAACAGATTGGTAGACTCTTCATCAACATCCAGCAGATCCGTCAGATCCCAAGCCTGGTGGAGCAGTCCATTCCCAGCCTGCCATGTACTGTGAAGGATTGGGAGGTGCCGCGGATATTCCGGGAGCCGTACATCAATTCTGGCTACAGACCAGTGGAGCAGAGCTGGCGATACTACCTGTTCACCTTGTTCCTGCGGCACAACGAGTCAGTCAACGTCTGGTCCCACCTCTTCGCTGCGCTGATTATCCTCCTGAAGCTGCAGGAGTTCTCCCAGACGGTGGACTTCTGGTCAGACCGGCATGCATTGCCACTGTTGATCCTCCTCCTCTCTGCCTtctgctacctgacctgcagcTCCCTTGCCCACCTCCTGCATGCCCGTTCGGAGTTTGCCCATTATTCCTTTTTCTTTGTGGACTACATTGGTGTGGCAGTCTATCAGTATGGGAGTGCTTTGGTCCACTATTACTACTCCATTGAAGAGGAGTGGTACCATGTCATCAAAACGTTCTACCTCCCCATGGCCACCTTGTTGGCTTGGATGTCCTGTTTAGGATCCTGCTATGCAAAATCTAATGCCAAGTTACTGCACCCTTGGTCACGCAAACTCTACCAGATAGTCCCAGCAGGGCTGGCCTACATGTTGGACatcagccctgtggtgcaccggATATATAGCTGCTATTCGTCAAATTGCACTGACGCTTCCATTTGGTACCACCAATGTCAGATCATCTGCTTCCTCATAAGTGCTCACttcttctcttgtcctcacccagaGAAGTGGCTCCCAGGAAAATGCGACATCTTCCTGCAGGGGCATCAGATTTTCCATGCTTTTATGGTCTTCTGCACCCTGGCACAACTGGAAGCTGTCCATCTGGATTATAAATACCGGCAGCATTTCTATCAGACATGGCACAGCGACTCCACCTGCTCTGTGCTGATCTGTCTCGCGGTGATCGTTTCCTCCAGCGTTGTCACTGCAGTCTACATGAGGCACCTCATCAAAATCAAACTCGGCCTCAAAGAGAAATGA